The genomic region GACCGAGGAGCTCGACGACAACTACCGCAAGGCGATTGCCGATCCCGAGTTCGTCGATGAGTTCCGCTCGCTGCTGCGCACGTACGCCGGCCGCCCGAGCCTGCTGTACGAAGCTAAGCGGCTTTCTGCCGAGCTCGGCGTACGCGTCCTGCTCAAACGCGAAGATCTCAACCACACCGGCGCACACAAGATCAACAACGTCCTCGGCCAGGCGCTTCTGACCAAGCGGATGGGCAAGACGCGAGTCATCGCCGAGACCGGAGCCGGTCAACATGGCGTCGCGACCGCGACCGCCGCGGCGCTCATGGGCCTCGACTGCACCGTCTACATGGGCGAAGTCGACACCGAGCGGCAATCACTCAACGTCGCGCGGATGCGGCTGCTCGGGGCCGAAGTAGTCGCCGTCCGATCCGGCTCGCGCACCCTCAAAGATGCGATGAACGAGGCATTCCGCGACTGGGTGGCCAGCGTCGAGACCACCCATTACGTCATCGGCTCGGTCGGCGGACCGCACCCATTCCCGGCCATGGTCCGCGACTTCGCGGCCGTCATTGGTGACGAGGCGCGCGCACAGTGTCTCGACCTGCTCGGCAAACTGCCCGACGCCGTACTGGCCTGTGTCGGCGGCGGTTCTAACGCGATCGGGATCTTCAAGGCGTTCATCGCCGATGCCGGGGTCGAGCTCTACGGCTTGGAGGCCGCCGGCGACGGCGTCAACACCGAGCGGCACGCCGCCACACTGACTCGT from Antricoccus suffuscus harbors:
- the trpB gene encoding tryptophan synthase subunit beta yields the protein MSDQHSPEWSAPLPGEPNAAGYYGQFGGRFIPEALIAATEELDDNYRKAIADPEFVDEFRSLLRTYAGRPSLLYEAKRLSAELGVRVLLKREDLNHTGAHKINNVLGQALLTKRMGKTRVIAETGAGQHGVATATAAALMGLDCTVYMGEVDTERQSLNVARMRLLGAEVVAVRSGSRTLKDAMNEAFRDWVASVETTHYVIGSVGGPHPFPAMVRDFAAVIGDEARAQCLDLLGKLPDAVLACVGGGSNAIGIFKAFIADAGVELYGLEAAGDGVNTERHAATLTRGDVGVLHGARTYVLQDEDGQTLESHSISAGLDYPGVGPEHAFLKETGRARYLPISDAEAMDAFALLCRTEGIIPAIESSHALAGIPLVASQLGPDAVILVNLSGRGDKDVATAGKWFDVIGVSRTT